The Streptomyces pactum genome contains a region encoding:
- a CDS encoding ArsA family ATPase, with translation MRTLLITGPGGSGRTTVAAATALAAARQGTRTLLLGADRDDTLGAVLGTATGPAPITVEPRLTAWRPDAAQGFRTGLAALQDRAASALDLLGAGRLDPEEATPLPGADELALLRALRDAALAEGPDQHDLLVVDLPPAPRALALLALPEELRRYLRRLLPPERQAARALRPVLGRLAGVPMPAEALYEAAARWDLELAAAEAVLADRNTVVRLVAEPGPAGADAVRSAALGLALRGLRTDLLVANRVLSEDTPADSWLTGPLTQQRKALEEWQGTHDVRTVAHLGRDPRGTDDLAALDVPGVNPDPSPVEWPVTDRLAEDGVLVWHIPLPGAIRDELDLIRRGDELVVTAGPFRRIVPLPSALRRCTVDGAALREGTLAVRFAPDPKLWPRSR, from the coding sequence ATGCGCACCCTCCTGATCACGGGCCCCGGCGGCAGCGGCCGTACCACCGTCGCCGCCGCCACCGCGCTCGCCGCCGCCCGGCAGGGCACCCGCACCCTCCTCCTCGGCGCCGACCGCGACGACACCCTCGGCGCCGTGCTCGGGACGGCCACGGGTCCCGCACCGATCACCGTCGAGCCCCGCCTCACCGCCTGGCGGCCCGACGCCGCGCAGGGTTTCCGCACCGGCCTCGCCGCCCTCCAGGACCGCGCCGCCTCCGCGCTCGACCTGCTCGGCGCCGGCCGCCTCGACCCGGAGGAAGCCACCCCGCTGCCCGGCGCGGACGAACTCGCCCTGCTGCGCGCCCTGCGCGACGCCGCCCTGGCCGAGGGTCCTGACCAGCACGATCTCCTCGTCGTCGACCTCCCGCCCGCACCCCGTGCCCTCGCGCTGCTCGCCCTCCCGGAGGAACTGCGCCGCTACCTGCGCCGTCTCCTGCCGCCCGAGCGCCAGGCGGCCCGCGCCCTGCGCCCCGTTCTCGGCCGCCTCGCCGGCGTCCCCATGCCCGCCGAGGCGCTGTACGAGGCCGCCGCCCGCTGGGACCTGGAACTCGCCGCCGCCGAGGCCGTCCTCGCCGACCGGAACACCGTCGTCCGGCTGGTCGCCGAGCCGGGCCCGGCCGGGGCCGACGCCGTCCGCTCCGCCGCCCTCGGTCTCGCCCTGCGCGGCCTGCGCACCGACCTGCTGGTCGCCAACCGCGTCCTGTCCGAGGACACCCCGGCGGACAGTTGGCTCACCGGTCCCCTCACCCAGCAGCGCAAGGCGCTGGAGGAGTGGCAGGGCACGCACGACGTCCGTACCGTCGCCCACCTCGGACGCGACCCGCGCGGCACGGACGACCTCGCGGCGCTCGACGTGCCGGGCGTCAACCCGGACCCCTCCCCGGTCGAGTGGCCCGTCACCGACCGGCTGGCCGAGGACGGCGTGCTGGTCTGGCACATCCCGCTGCCCGGCGCCATACGCGACGAACTGGACCTGATCCGCCGCGGTGACGAACTGGTCGTCACCGCCGGGCCGTTCCGCCGGATCGTCCCGCTGCCGTCCGCGCTGCGCCGCTGCACGGTCGACGGGGCCGCCCTGCGGGAGGGCACGCTCGCCGTCCGGTTCGCGCCGGACCCGAAGCTGTGGCCGCGGAGCCGCTGA
- a CDS encoding alpha/beta hydrolase, with protein sequence MPVLPGAEPFRHEGGEVGVLLCHGFTGSPQSLRPWARYLAARGLTVALPLLPGHGTRWQDMQVTGWQDWYAEVDRELRALRERCARVFVAGLSMGGALALRLAAKHGDAVSGVMVVNPANRMHGVAQHALPVMRHLLPATKGIASDIAKPLSSELGYDKVPLHAAHSLRTFFRLADGDLPQVTQPLLLLRSLQDHVVPPADSARILGRVSSRDVTEILLEQSYHVATLDHDADRIFMESVAFIGRLAPGSVGEPEPGLGKEGTAAGG encoded by the coding sequence GTGCCGGTCCTGCCCGGAGCCGAGCCGTTCCGCCACGAGGGCGGTGAGGTCGGCGTCCTGCTCTGCCACGGCTTCACGGGGTCTCCGCAGTCGCTGCGCCCCTGGGCCCGGTACCTCGCCGCGCGCGGCCTGACCGTCGCGCTGCCGCTGCTGCCCGGGCACGGCACGCGCTGGCAGGACATGCAGGTCACCGGCTGGCAGGACTGGTACGCGGAGGTGGACCGCGAGCTGCGCGCCCTGCGCGAGCGCTGCGCGCGCGTCTTCGTGGCCGGGCTGTCGATGGGCGGCGCGCTGGCGCTGCGGCTCGCCGCCAAGCACGGCGACGCGGTGTCCGGCGTCATGGTCGTCAACCCGGCGAACCGGATGCACGGCGTGGCCCAGCACGCCCTTCCGGTCATGCGTCATCTGCTGCCCGCGACGAAGGGCATCGCCAGCGACATCGCCAAGCCGCTCAGCTCGGAGCTGGGGTACGACAAGGTGCCGCTGCACGCGGCGCACTCGCTGCGTACGTTCTTCCGTCTCGCCGACGGCGACCTGCCGCAGGTGACCCAGCCGCTGCTGCTGCTGCGCAGTCTTCAGGACCACGTGGTGCCGCCGGCCGACTCGGCCCGCATCCTCGGCCGGGTCTCGTCGAGGGACGTGACCGAGATCCTGCTGGAACAGAGCTACCACGTGGCGACGTTGGACCACGATGCGGACCGGATTTTCATGGAGAGCGTCGCGTTCATCGGCCGGCTCGCGCCCGGTTCCGTCGGGGAGCCGGAGCCCGGTCTCGGCAAGGAAGGGACGGCCGCAGGTGGCTGA
- a CDS encoding lysophospholipid acyltransferase family protein: protein MKVTVGGSLKLAFRPWVEGLEHIPADGPAILASNHLSFSDSFFLPAVLDRKVTFIAKAEYFNTPGVKGRLTAAFFKGVGQLPVDRSGARGAGEAAIKSGIEVLERGELFGIYPEGTRSPDGRLYRGKPGGLARVALATGAPVVPVAMIDTEKIQPPGTVMPKLMRPGIRIGKPLDFTRYQGMEHDRFVLRAVTDEVMYEIMKLSGQEYVDMYATAMKRQLADAAKAEKEAGKAAKAALAQAEKEQTAKEKAAAEQDRPAGDR, encoded by the coding sequence ATGAAGGTCACCGTCGGGGGTTCGCTGAAGCTCGCCTTCCGGCCCTGGGTGGAAGGCCTGGAGCACATCCCGGCCGACGGCCCCGCCATTCTGGCGAGCAACCACCTGTCGTTCTCCGACTCGTTCTTCCTGCCCGCCGTCCTCGACCGCAAGGTGACGTTCATCGCCAAGGCCGAGTACTTCAACACCCCCGGGGTCAAGGGCCGGCTGACCGCCGCCTTCTTCAAAGGGGTCGGCCAGTTGCCGGTGGACCGCTCCGGAGCACGCGGCGCCGGCGAGGCCGCCATCAAGAGCGGCATAGAGGTACTGGAGCGCGGCGAGCTGTTCGGCATCTACCCGGAGGGCACCCGCTCCCCGGACGGGCGGCTCTACCGGGGCAAGCCGGGCGGCCTCGCGCGCGTGGCGCTCGCCACCGGCGCGCCCGTCGTCCCGGTCGCCATGATCGACACCGAGAAGATCCAGCCGCCCGGCACGGTGATGCCGAAGCTGATGCGGCCCGGCATCCGCATCGGCAAGCCCCTCGACTTCACCCGTTACCAGGGCATGGAGCACGACCGCTTCGTGCTCCGCGCGGTGACCGACGAGGTCATGTACGAGATCATGAAGCTCTCCGGCCAGGAGTACGTCGACATGTACGCGACCGCCATGAAGCGGCAGCTCGCGGACGCGGCGAAGGCCGAGAAGGAGGCGGGCAAGGCCGCGAAGGCCGCGCTCGCCCAGGCGGAGAAGGAACAGACGGCCAAGGAGAAGGCGGCGGCCGAGCAGGACCGGCCCGCAGGCGACCGGTAG
- a CDS encoding 2-hydroxyacid dehydrogenase — MEILVFGVQADEKPLIERAFLGHDEVRCLDVFLNEDTAPIAAGHEIVSTSVNADLGSGVLEILAAGGTRMVAQRSTGFNNIDLDTAERLGITVARVSSYSPYSVAEFAWTLAMAVNRRIVRASTRTRDFDFRLDGLMGRDLHGRTAGVLGTGKIGEAFARIAHGFGMRLLGWDIAENPACMELGMRYVPKDELLAQSDLVTLHVPLMAETRHLIDAAALKSMRDDAILVNSSRGGLIDTAALVGELRAGRFTGVGLDVYEAEAGLFFLDKSLEAIADDTLARLVTFPNVLVTSHQAYYTEDAVGQIVDATARNVLDYIEGRRSENVLVPRG, encoded by the coding sequence ATGGAAATCCTGGTCTTCGGCGTCCAGGCCGACGAGAAGCCCCTGATCGAGCGGGCCTTCCTCGGCCACGACGAGGTCCGCTGCCTCGACGTCTTCCTCAACGAGGACACCGCCCCCATCGCGGCCGGCCACGAGATCGTCTCCACGTCCGTCAACGCCGACCTCGGCTCCGGCGTCCTGGAGATCCTCGCGGCCGGCGGCACCCGGATGGTGGCCCAGCGCTCCACCGGTTTCAACAACATCGACCTCGACACGGCCGAGCGGCTCGGCATCACCGTGGCCCGGGTCTCGTCCTACTCGCCCTACTCGGTCGCCGAGTTCGCCTGGACCCTCGCCATGGCCGTCAACCGGCGGATCGTGCGCGCCTCCACCCGCACCCGGGACTTCGACTTCCGCCTGGACGGCCTGATGGGCCGGGACCTGCACGGCCGCACCGCGGGCGTCCTCGGCACCGGCAAGATCGGCGAGGCCTTCGCCCGGATCGCCCACGGCTTCGGCATGCGGCTGCTCGGCTGGGACATCGCCGAGAACCCCGCCTGCATGGAACTCGGCATGCGCTACGTCCCCAAGGACGAGCTGCTCGCCCAGTCCGACCTGGTCACCCTGCACGTCCCGCTGATGGCCGAGACCCGGCACCTGATCGACGCGGCCGCCCTGAAGTCGATGCGGGACGACGCCATCCTCGTCAACTCCAGCCGCGGCGGCCTGATCGACACCGCCGCGCTCGTCGGCGAGCTGCGCGCGGGCCGCTTCACCGGCGTGGGCCTGGACGTGTACGAGGCGGAGGCGGGCCTGTTCTTCCTCGACAAGTCCCTGGAGGCCATCGCCGACGACACGCTGGCCCGCCTCGTCACCTTCCCGAACGTCCTGGTCACCTCGCACCAGGCGTACTACACCGAGGACGCCGTCGGCCAGATCGTCGACGCCACGGCGCGCAACGTCCTCGACTACATCGAGGGCCGCCGCTCGGAGAACGTGCTCGTACCGCGCGGCTGA
- a CDS encoding ROK family glucokinase: MGLTIGVDIGGTKIAAGVVDEEGNILSTHKVPTPGTPEAIVDAIASAVEGARVGHEIVGVGIGAAGYVNRQRSTVYFAPNIDWRQEPLEEKVEARVGLPVVVENDANAAAWGEYKFGGGKGHRNVICITLGTGLGGGIIIGNKLRRGHFGVAAEFGHIRMVPDGLLCGCGSQGCWEQYASGRALVRYAKQRANATPERAEVLLALGDGTPDGIEGKHISVAARQGCPVAVDSYRELARWAGAGLADLASLFDPSAFIVGGGLSDEGDLVLDPIRKSYKRWLVGGNWRPVADVIAAQLGNKAGLVGAADLAREPDPIM; the protein is encoded by the coding sequence ATGGGACTCACCATCGGCGTCGATATCGGCGGCACGAAGATCGCGGCGGGCGTGGTCGACGAGGAAGGCAACATCCTCTCGACCCACAAGGTGCCGACCCCGGGCACGCCCGAGGCCATCGTGGACGCCATCGCCTCCGCGGTGGAGGGCGCGCGTGTGGGGCACGAGATCGTCGGCGTCGGCATCGGCGCCGCCGGATACGTCAACCGCCAGCGCTCCACGGTCTACTTCGCGCCCAACATCGACTGGCGCCAGGAGCCGCTCGAGGAGAAGGTCGAGGCCCGCGTCGGCCTCCCGGTCGTCGTGGAGAACGACGCCAACGCCGCCGCCTGGGGCGAGTACAAGTTCGGTGGCGGCAAGGGCCACCGCAACGTCATCTGCATCACCCTCGGCACCGGTCTCGGCGGCGGCATCATCATCGGCAACAAGCTGCGCCGCGGCCACTTCGGCGTGGCCGCCGAGTTCGGCCACATCCGCATGGTGCCGGACGGCCTGCTGTGCGGCTGCGGCTCCCAGGGCTGCTGGGAGCAGTACGCCTCCGGCCGGGCCCTCGTGCGCTACGCCAAGCAGCGCGCCAACGCCACTCCCGAGCGCGCCGAGGTGCTGCTCGCGCTCGGCGACGGCACGCCCGACGGCATCGAGGGCAAGCACATCTCCGTCGCCGCCCGCCAGGGCTGCCCGGTCGCCGTCGACTCCTACCGCGAGCTGGCCCGCTGGGCCGGTGCCGGCCTCGCCGACCTGGCCTCCCTGTTCGACCCGTCGGCCTTCATCGTCGGCGGCGGCCTCTCCGACGAGGGCGACCTGGTCCTCGACCCGATCCGCAAGTCCTACAAGCGGTGGCTGGTCGGCGGCAACTGGCGCCCGGTCGCCGACGTGATCGCCGCCCAGCTCGGCAACAAGGCCGGCCTGGTCGGCGCGGCGGACCTGGCCCGGGAGCCCGACCCGATCATGTAG
- a CDS encoding 6-phosphofructokinase produces MRVGVLTGGGDCPGLNAVIRAVVRKGVQEYGYDFTGFRDGWRGPLEGDTVRLDIPAVRGILPRGGTILGSSRTNPLQHEHGIRRIKENLAELEVEALITIGGEDTLGVATRLADEYGVPCVGVPKTIDNDLSATDYTFGFDTAVGIATEAIDRLHTTAESHMRVLVVEVMGRHAGWIALHSGLAGGANVILIPEQRFDTEQVCAWVTSRFRASYAPIVVVAEGAMPRDGDMVLKDQSLDSYGHVRLSGVGEWLAKEIEKRTGKEARTTVLGHVQRGGTPSASDRWLATRFGLHAVDCVRDGDFGKMVALRGTDIVRVPIAEATARLKTVDPELYEEVGVFFG; encoded by the coding sequence ATGCGCGTCGGAGTACTGACCGGGGGCGGCGACTGCCCCGGGCTCAACGCCGTCATCCGGGCCGTCGTCCGCAAGGGCGTACAGGAATACGGCTACGACTTCACCGGCTTCCGGGACGGCTGGCGCGGTCCGCTGGAGGGCGACACCGTCCGCCTCGACATCCCGGCCGTCCGCGGCATCCTGCCCCGCGGCGGCACCATCCTCGGCTCCTCGCGCACCAATCCGCTCCAGCACGAGCACGGCATCCGGCGCATCAAGGAGAACCTCGCCGAACTGGAGGTCGAGGCGCTCATCACGATCGGCGGCGAGGACACGCTCGGCGTCGCCACCCGGCTCGCGGACGAGTACGGCGTGCCGTGCGTCGGGGTGCCCAAGACGATCGACAACGACCTGTCCGCCACCGACTACACCTTCGGTTTCGACACGGCGGTGGGCATCGCCACCGAGGCCATCGACCGGCTGCACACCACCGCCGAGTCGCACATGCGCGTGCTGGTCGTCGAGGTCATGGGCCGGCACGCCGGCTGGATCGCCCTCCACTCCGGCCTGGCCGGCGGCGCCAACGTCATCCTCATCCCCGAGCAGCGCTTCGACACCGAGCAGGTGTGCGCCTGGGTGACCTCGCGGTTCCGGGCGTCGTACGCCCCGATCGTGGTGGTCGCCGAGGGGGCGATGCCGCGCGACGGCGACATGGTGCTCAAGGACCAGTCGCTGGACTCCTACGGGCACGTGCGGCTGTCCGGGGTGGGCGAGTGGCTGGCGAAGGAGATCGAGAAACGCACCGGCAAGGAGGCCCGGACCACCGTCCTCGGCCACGTCCAGCGCGGGGGCACGCCCAGCGCCTCCGACCGCTGGCTCGCCACCCGCTTCGGCCTGCACGCCGTCGACTGCGTCCGCGACGGCGACTTCGGCAAGATGGTCGCCCTGCGCGGCACGGACATCGTCCGCGTCCCCATCGCCGAGGCCACGGCCCGGCTGAAGACGGTCGACCCGGAACTGTACGAGGAGGTCGGGGTCTTCTTCGGCTGA
- a CDS encoding SRPBCC family protein translates to MAEHTSSSITIEAAPADVMAVIADFARYPDWTGEVKEAEVLATDAQGRAEQVRLVMDAGAIKDDQTLGYTWTGGHEVSWTLVKSQMLRSLDGSYLLRPAGTGTEVTYRLTVDVKIPMLGMIKRKAEKVIIDRALAGLKKRVESGPK, encoded by the coding sequence ATGGCGGAACACACCAGCTCGAGCATCACCATCGAGGCGGCACCGGCCGACGTCATGGCGGTGATCGCCGACTTCGCCCGCTACCCGGACTGGACCGGCGAGGTGAAGGAGGCCGAGGTCCTCGCGACCGACGCGCAGGGGCGTGCCGAACAGGTCCGGCTCGTCATGGACGCCGGGGCGATCAAGGACGACCAGACACTGGGGTACACCTGGACGGGCGGGCACGAGGTGTCCTGGACGCTGGTGAAGTCCCAGATGCTGCGTTCCCTGGACGGCTCCTACCTGCTCCGGCCGGCGGGCACGGGCACGGAGGTCACCTACCGGCTCACGGTCGACGTCAAGATCCCGATGCTCGGCATGATCAAGCGCAAGGCCGAGAAGGTCATCATCGACCGGGCACTGGCGGGGCTGAAGAAGCGAGTGGAGTCGGGGCCGAAGTAG
- a CDS encoding endonuclease/exonuclease/phosphatase family protein, translating to MATSLQPLPNSRTEPDGSAVIRVLSYNIRSMRDDTDALARVIAACAPDLVLLQEAPRFFRWRKKLTRLAAASGLVLLSGGGTAAGPALLCSLRATVERTEDVLLPLTPGRHRRGLATAVVRIGGARLGVLSCHLSLEAEERYEQAGLLLDRVAGLGVTHAVAGGDLNERPGGRTFRRLGDGLRDCWTAAPWGSEYTFSATVPDRRIDAVFVTEGIEVLGCGVPLGLPGVAEDDLRAATDHLPVLTALRVPASAT from the coding sequence ATGGCAACGTCGCTCCAGCCGCTCCCCAACTCACGTACCGAACCCGACGGTTCCGCCGTCATCCGGGTCCTCAGCTACAACATCCGCTCGATGCGCGACGACACCGACGCCCTCGCCCGGGTCATCGCCGCCTGCGCCCCGGACCTCGTCCTCCTCCAGGAGGCCCCCCGCTTCTTCCGCTGGCGCAAGAAGCTCACCCGGCTCGCCGCCGCGTCCGGGCTGGTCCTCCTCTCCGGGGGCGGCACCGCCGCCGGGCCCGCGCTGCTGTGCTCCCTGCGGGCCACCGTCGAGCGCACCGAGGACGTGCTGCTCCCGCTCACCCCCGGCCGGCACCGCCGCGGCCTCGCCACCGCCGTCGTCCGCATCGGCGGGGCCCGCCTCGGCGTCCTGAGCTGCCACCTGTCACTGGAGGCGGAGGAGCGGTACGAGCAGGCCGGTCTGCTCCTCGACCGGGTCGCCGGCCTGGGCGTGACGCACGCGGTGGCGGGCGGCGACCTGAACGAGCGCCCCGGCGGCCGCACCTTCCGGCGGCTCGGCGACGGGCTGCGGGACTGCTGGACGGCCGCGCCCTGGGGCAGCGAGTACACCTTCTCCGCCACCGTCCCCGACCGGCGCATCGACGCCGTCTTCGTCACGGAGGGCATCGAGGTACTGGGCTGCGGGGTGCCGCTGGGGCTCCCCGGGGTGGCCGAGGACGACCTGAGGGCGGCCACGGACCACCTCCCGGTCCTGACCGCCCTCCGCGTACCCGCGTCCGCGACCTGA
- the macS gene encoding MacS family sensor histidine kinase has product MARRERVMRMSVEQPLWRALAGYRVLTMLYAIGFFTTAYSGFHRPWLAVAYYAVLFVWTLATLPKVSGAASCTKRFLTADLTIALTGILLTPFADAHERVMDGGPTLPSIWTAGSVLAFAIKGGWRWAAVASTLVAVANLIERGTPARDTVHNVILVWVASIAIGYVVEVARASERTLARALEIEAATRERERLARDIHDSVLQVLAMVQRRGAVIGGEAAELGRMAGEQEVALRTLVSGGLVPVSRVSEDAAEGAVVRAVEEPERDEPDGPVDLRALLAPYAGSLVNLAEPGAPVLLAPLAARELAAAVGAALDNVRKHVGEHARAWILVEDEPDEVIVTVRDEGPGIPAGRLAEAEGEGRLGVALSIRGRLRELGGTAELISVPGQGTEVELKAPKKTGSTTARGKAADR; this is encoded by the coding sequence ATGGCCAGGCGCGAGAGAGTCATGAGGATGTCGGTCGAGCAGCCGCTGTGGCGCGCGCTCGCCGGCTACCGCGTGCTCACCATGCTGTACGCGATCGGCTTCTTCACCACCGCCTACTCCGGCTTCCACCGCCCCTGGCTCGCAGTCGCCTACTACGCCGTCCTCTTCGTCTGGACGCTGGCGACGCTGCCCAAGGTCTCCGGCGCGGCGAGCTGCACCAAGCGGTTCCTCACCGCCGACCTCACCATCGCGCTGACCGGCATCCTCCTCACGCCGTTCGCCGACGCGCACGAGCGGGTCATGGACGGCGGCCCGACCCTGCCGTCGATATGGACCGCCGGTTCCGTCCTGGCCTTCGCCATCAAGGGCGGCTGGCGCTGGGCGGCCGTCGCCTCCACCCTCGTCGCCGTCGCCAACCTGATCGAACGCGGCACCCCCGCCCGCGACACCGTCCACAACGTCATCCTCGTCTGGGTCGCCTCCATCGCCATCGGCTACGTCGTCGAGGTCGCCCGCGCCTCCGAGCGCACCCTCGCCCGCGCCCTGGAGATCGAGGCGGCGACCAGGGAGCGGGAGCGGCTCGCCCGGGACATCCACGACAGCGTGCTCCAGGTGCTGGCGATGGTGCAGCGGCGCGGCGCCGTCATCGGCGGCGAGGCGGCCGAGCTGGGCCGGATGGCCGGCGAGCAGGAGGTCGCGCTGCGCACCCTGGTCTCCGGCGGCCTGGTGCCCGTCTCCCGCGTGTCGGAGGACGCCGCCGAAGGCGCGGTCGTACGGGCGGTGGAGGAACCGGAGCGGGACGAACCGGACGGTCCGGTCGATCTGCGCGCCCTGCTCGCCCCGTACGCCGGCTCCCTCGTGAACCTCGCCGAGCCGGGCGCGCCGGTCCTGCTGGCCCCTCTCGCGGCCCGGGAACTCGCGGCGGCCGTGGGAGCCGCCCTGGACAACGTCCGCAAGCACGTCGGTGAGCACGCGCGCGCGTGGATCCTGGTCGAGGACGAGCCGGACGAGGTGATCGTCACCGTCCGCGACGAGGGGCCCGGCATCCCGGCGGGACGGCTCGCCGAAGCCGAGGGCGAGGGACGCCTCGGCGTGGCCCTGTCGATCCGGGGCCGGCTGCGCGAGCTCGGCGGCACGGCGGAGCTGATCTCGGTGCCCGGCCAGGGCACGGAGGTCGAACTGAAGGCGCCGAAGAAGACCGGCAGTACCACCGCACGGGGGAAGGCAGCGGACCGATGA
- a CDS encoding DUF5304 domain-containing protein, with protein sequence MSEELPPSEAPRPDEADGADATRPADADAWATACAEDLEAEKARRRAEYGPPPGSAAEELRRLVDTVADKLSGLQAPLLGQVAGPAAQQVVRQVVQQAKAAVEPVLERNPDVFDHLAAAGGELLAAYRSAVQNQERRWTAGASADDARPGPRDEPRDDGSGTGRDDGDEGTGPGQRIDLD encoded by the coding sequence ATGAGCGAAGAGCTCCCCCCGTCCGAGGCCCCCCGCCCCGACGAGGCCGACGGGGCCGACGCAACGCGACCGGCCGACGCCGACGCCTGGGCGACGGCGTGCGCCGAGGACCTGGAGGCGGAGAAGGCCCGCCGCCGGGCCGAGTACGGGCCGCCGCCCGGATCGGCCGCCGAGGAGCTGCGCAGGCTGGTCGACACCGTCGCGGACAAGCTGTCCGGCCTCCAGGCCCCGCTGCTCGGCCAGGTCGCCGGACCGGCCGCCCAGCAGGTGGTCCGCCAGGTCGTCCAGCAGGCCAAGGCCGCCGTCGAACCGGTCCTCGAGCGCAACCCGGACGTCTTCGACCACCTCGCGGCCGCCGGCGGTGAACTCCTCGCCGCCTACCGCTCCGCCGTCCAGAACCAGGAGCGCCGCTGGACCGCCGGGGCCTCCGCGGACGACGCGCGCCCGGGCCCCCGCGACGAGCCGCGCGACGACGGAAGCGGCACCGGACGCGACGACGGCGACGAGGGCACCGGCCCGGGCCAGCGCATCGACTTGGACTGA
- a CDS encoding response regulator — protein MTERQQPIRVMVVDDHPMWRDAVARDLAESGFDVVATAGDGDQAVRRARATGPDVLVLDLNLPGKPGVQVCKEVVGADPKLRVLVLSASGEHADVLEAVKSGATGYLLKSASTEELQDAVRRTALGDPVFTPGLAGLVLGEYRRLASEPAPAAESGGPGAPRLTDRETEVLRLVAKGLSYKQIAERLVISHRTVQNHVQNTLGKLQLHNRVELVRYAIERGLDDE, from the coding sequence ATGACCGAACGACAGCAGCCGATCAGGGTCATGGTGGTCGACGACCACCCGATGTGGCGCGACGCCGTCGCCCGGGACCTGGCCGAGTCCGGCTTCGACGTGGTCGCCACCGCCGGCGACGGCGACCAGGCGGTCCGCCGCGCCCGGGCCACCGGGCCCGACGTCCTCGTGCTCGACCTCAACCTGCCCGGCAAGCCCGGCGTCCAGGTCTGCAAGGAGGTCGTCGGCGCCGACCCGAAGCTGCGCGTCCTGGTGCTCTCCGCGAGCGGGGAGCACGCCGACGTGCTGGAGGCGGTGAAATCCGGCGCGACCGGATACCTGCTGAAGTCGGCCTCCACCGAGGAGTTGCAGGACGCGGTGCGCCGCACGGCCCTCGGCGACCCGGTCTTCACCCCCGGGCTGGCCGGCCTGGTCCTCGGCGAGTACCGCCGCCTCGCCTCCGAACCGGCACCGGCCGCGGAGTCCGGCGGGCCCGGAGCGCCCCGGCTCACCGACCGCGAGACCGAGGTGCTGCGCCTGGTCGCCAAGGGCCTGAGCTACAAGCAGATCGCCGAACGCCTCGTCATCTCCCACCGCACCGTGCAGAACCACGTTCAGAACACCCTGGGCAAGCTCCAGTTGCACAACCGGGTGGAACTCGTGCGGTACGCGATAGAGCGCGGCCTCGACGACGAGTGA